The Thalassophryne amazonica chromosome 6, fThaAma1.1, whole genome shotgun sequence genome includes a region encoding these proteins:
- the LOC117513005 gene encoding LOW QUALITY PROTEIN: transmembrane protein 201-like (The sequence of the model RefSeq protein was modified relative to this genomic sequence to represent the inferred CDS: inserted 1 base in 1 codon) translates to MEMETFNRLLLDYPELLYSGVGATAFVAGGALIYKIATRKKPTHASVNCWFCNRNTVVPYGNRNCWDCPNCEQYNGFQENGDYNKPIPAQYMEHLNHGVSGSLPTSETPKTLQWVNCQMLLCRKCNNNQSAKIKQLASFIPRDDENYDEEIESYKHHLEQTYKLCRPCQTAVEYYIKYQNRQLRTVLLNHQLRRSRDSDKAFVKSTHSAASPMGVVLLRVLVFLTCAFLLATIFYGKADQAASPNAXTHLSGGVIPPKPKPYNESNNNDNKSGDALPLWDNLLLLLPDIAVEKAVVLVEYGKENQLAVVSVGLLTCITAIFLAGPVRLRRIDAVVSVLWFLIMCLYLAEKYWTGTSGPLEVAKISITSFCCLLSFAAAVATHKPMGPRRARYRRSESEQ, encoded by the exons AAAGAAGCCCACGCATGCCAGTGTGAACTGCTGGTTCTGCAATCGGAACACAGTGGTACCCTATGGGAACAGGAACTGCTGGGACTGCCCCAACTGTGAGCAGTACAATGGTTTCCAGGAG AATGGTGATTACAACAAGCCCATCCCAGCTCAGTACATGGAGCATCTGAACCATGGAGTGTCTGGAAGTTTACCCACATCTGAAACACCCAAGACGCTGCAGTGGGTCAACTGTCAGATGCTGCTGTGCAGAAAGTGCAACAACAACCAGTCTGCAAAAATCAAGCAGTTGGCCTCATTTATCCCCAGAGATGAT gaGAACTACGATGAGGAAATTGAATCCTACAAGCATCACCTTGAACAGACCTACAAGTTATGCAGGCCATGTCAGACCGCAGTGGAGTACTACATCAAATATCAAAACCGTCAGTTGAGGACTGTACTCTTAAACCATCAACTTCGCCGCAGCAGGGACTCTGACAAAGCCTTTGTAAAG AGCACACACTCTGCCGCCTCTCCCATGGGGGTTGTGCTGTTACGTGTCCTTGTCTTCCTCACCTGTGCTTTCCTGCTTGCTACAATTTTCTATGGAAAGGCAGACCAGGCTGCTTCGCCGAATG CTACCCACTTAAGTGGTGGCGTGATCCCTCCCAAACCTAAACCTTACAATGAGtccaacaacaacgacaacaaaagCGGTGACGCTCTGCCTCTTTGGGACAATCTTCTCCTGCTGCTTCCAGACATAGCTGTGGAAAAGGCCGTGGTGCTGGTGGAGTACGGAAAGGAAAACCAGCTCGCTGTGGTCTCTGTTGGCCTGCTGACCTGTATCACTGCAATCTTCTTAGCAGGACCCGTCAG GTTGAGGAGAATTGATGCTGTGGTTTCTGTCCTGTGGTTCCTTATCATGTGTCTCTATTTGGCTGAGAAATACTGGACTGGTACATCAGGACCATTGGAAGTGGCCAAAATCAGCATCACCTCCTTCTGTTGTCTGCTGAGCTTCGCTGCTGCTGTGGCAACTCACAAACCCATGGGTCCACGAAGAGCAAGATACCGAAGGTCAGAATCTGAGCAGTAA